A genomic segment from Conger conger chromosome 2, fConCon1.1, whole genome shotgun sequence encodes:
- the jmjd1cb gene encoding probable JmjC domain-containing histone demethylation protein 2C isoform X2 has translation MAVEARPELVGKRFLCVSGEEPLELGEIGRWGWRTGVIRAVTHRDNDNPELTVYVEFDDLEWEKREWVKVYEDFQIFLLEHQLVWAKRKESAQVQGTKAKQIQWPALTFKPLVGKTVLGSIAAVEFFSDRQLDFLTDDGAYQPYQDEVDSLNPVLRDNPQLHEEVKAWVKDQKVQEIFMQGPYSLNGYRVRVYRQDSATQWFTGIITHHDLFSRTMIVMNDQVLEPQNVDPSMVQMTFLDDVVHSLLKGENIGITSRRRSRSSQNSNTAHTSGGRPTGTTGSTQGHYTRAQANSPRPVMNSSSSGPKQAGQQQQQLGQQPPQLPPQQGQQSPGQQRVSRSGRRKGSDSSVPDDDKIKEEKTDGGRGDLSKSKSKQMVNKRRKPEDDDKKGLKRLKPDNVSDFSESSDSEHSHKRAADSSSEHNSESELKGKSTSKASEEDEDEDHKSQSSKGGGEDPARIGGLSPRGEREREREGGEKGRLGEPALLADCERQEDKAPPAKPPTPSVPEVQGCIVEMKSTVKTHGPKDHYGPSAGRPQCVIDITEEGNARPGSRESSEAVSALLASQKAELYAPEPRHLVLKPAALDCRKLEAEQPTVRSLGGKAEFGHSEVIRPVTSVSESAAVAEREKVQQYSSIVPCVAEDARRPRKSSPSPDVLKPKCNPSPDIVKSKTHSVLETTKPKPNTSPEVSKHKIRYPDAGRPASKAELDALPRSSFKPVPAREAGAAQSTKSPLIIDKNEHFTVYRDPALVRPEAETNHIAYLHQHLHPLHASSHPTCLTANTHHPSHLLQGSPINAHAAHHSVHHPHLLPGVLPGLPPASLLGGHPRLDSGHAGGLSHLALAHHHPHQQQQFLQQQAPPPLLAQTHSGASYSQLGLYPIIWQYPNGTHSYPGLGLPSSKWVHPENAVNSEASLRRNSPSPWLHQHTPVTSADSLGLLSHVPVRPASADPHRPIKINAHASPPLSKTAGDLHREELEKKGFMDPLRTITTAHLKQDQSRSRTPTGKDGHAARLFLDPLSACHGKPPPQPRLAPDPGDRASKYKEENRRILQESIEVAPFTAKIRPSEAEREPYQRVPPKGLALHPDKDLDRSSPATAAELYKFKHAVPQTLPPSNYFTTLSNSVANEPPRLYSSKELNSYFDKVGGGGAGQPPTSSPMSLAGYGAKPFSKPPPLIKHQPEGEGLVGKITEQLSQQVAMHPMGSPVASERRTPAASPSSSSSSSSSSNPLRCMPALHRAPVFHPPTQQTLDRKEAGYGRLSPPTLTPIQPVSSAGKVSEQQKPPTLLPELREVAGAQKGGGEMASEAWKPGDPQGHEKAGWHSEKSGAKPQAATASVIVRPSTCIKYDGSPGPRTGVKEPALERPFAGKNQTDHPKPDQGREPGRVILPNTNLEDACMQYKKSLLRASHGSVPIPTTSVNSVCHPKPEVTTSVSSTASVLSRGCDAVYSLAGSGRPAVHLGVELLDDRSRTTSPGAFPGPPGVATTTSAGQPFSTSFVHLKKHKAALAAAQSRSVCAGVTESEPPGPKATPCPPPVTQDGLAPGNNAPGNNALSKAPSSLTNGQPPPAQLVQPNYHKLKKAWLTRHSEEDRNTNKVEKLAGPVSEIIKPCTVSLIASTSSDVEMGKEAKPPGDKPSPPQPPQEDRRTRRGSKRAYESCSDSGEDSDESESKSEQRAKRQPKPTYKKKQNDMQKRKGDEKDEDELKPNGIFRSAREKTKLKLASSNGIPRSVLKDWRKVKKLKQTGESFLQDDSCSEIGPNLQKCRECRVVRSKKGEEPAHSPVFCRFYYFRRLSYSKNGVIRIDGFSSPDQYDEEALSLWAPDVYEDNELDMETSKYILSFIGDKFCQLVLTENTAATWIKKDAKIAWKRAVRGVREMCDACEATLFNIHWVCQKCGFVVCLDCYKAKERKSSKDKELYAWLKCVKGQPHDHKHLMPTQIIPGTVLTDLVSAMHTLRERYCIKSHCSCAGKHTSLLNKIPSTNGVSQVLQNVLNHSNKLSLCKPDAPQQNPGPKVEANGGSSPASDSSTDSRLTPPESQSPLHFLADLAEQKSREEKKENKESPLGKMVKEEKDHGDSLETLHCKASTLVVSNSTEQGSTLRDLLTTTAGKLRLGSTDAGIAFAPVYSTASQTGKSGRTMPNILDDIIASVVENKIPASRTAKLSLKQEVGEEPKPERKKPAGEEPPKLHADIPHCWLYDRHLLWLKDHRHPGNWRLFRECWKQGQPVLVSGVHKRLNACLWKAESFNQEFADHQGDLLNCKDGVVSNSGIKEFWDGFEDLTKRPKSKDGDTMVYRLKDWPSGEEFMALMPSRYDDLMKNLPLPEYSDPEGNLNLASHLPTFFVRPDLGPRLCCAYGVAASQEQDFGTANLHMEVSDIVSVLVYVGVAKGNGVLSKTGVLKRLEEEDLDDNVKKRLKDSSETPGALWHIYVSKDVEKIKEFLHKVAKEQGVEVPAEHDPIREPGWYLSRKLRQRLLEEHGVQGWTVVQFLGDSVLIPAGALHQVQNLHSCVQVINDFVSPEHVVHSFHLTQELRSSKEEINYEDKLQVKNIFYHCVKNAVGTLKRCCAEEQDESEQNS, from the exons gtCCTTATTCGTTGAATGGCTATCGCGTACGAGTTTACAGACAGGACTCTGCCACGCAGTGGTTCACGGGCATCATCACCCATCACGACCTCTTCAGTCGCACTATGATTGTGATGAATGACCAG GTACTAGAGCCTCAGAATGTTGACCCTTCTATGGTACAGATGACTTTTCTAGACGATGTGGTCCATTCTCTGCTAAAAGGTGAAAACATCGGCATCACGTCCAGACGCAGGTCCCGTTCCAGCCAGAACAGCAACACTGCCCAT ACCTCAGGAGGGAGACCTACCGGCACCACTGGAAGCACTCAG GGTCACTACACACGCGCTCAAGCCAACAGCCCCAGACCCGTGATGAACTCCTCCAGCTCCGGGCCCAAGCAGGcggggcagcagcagcagcagctgggccAGCAGCCCCCTCAGCTCCCGCCCCAGCAGGGCCAGCAGTCCCCCGGCCAGCAACGCGTCTCCCGCTCCGGCCGCAGGAAGGGCTCCGACAGCAGCGTCCCCGACGACGACAAGATCAAGGAGGAGAAGACGGACGGCGGGAGAGGAG ACTTATCGAAGAGCAAAAGCAAGCAGATGGTGAACAAGCGGAGGAAACCCGAGGACGACGACAAGAAGGGTTTGAAACGGCTGAAGCCGGACAACGTCTCGGACTTCTCCGAGAGCAGTGACTCTGAGCACTCTCACAAGAGGGCCGCGGACTCGTCCTCGGAGCACAACTCCGAGAGCGAGCTGAAGGGAAAGAGCACTTCCAAGGCCAgcgaggaggacgaggacgagGACCACAAGTCCCAGAGTTCCAAGGGGGGCGGCGAGGACCCGGCGAGGATAGGCGGGCTCTCCccgcggggggagagggagagggagagggaggggggggagaagggccgGCTGGGTGAGCCGGCGCTTTTAGCGGACTGTGAGCGGCAGGAGGACAAGGCTCCGCCGGCCAAGCCGCCCACCCCCTCCGTCCCCGAGGTGCAGGGCTGCATCGTGGAAATGAAAAGCACTGTGAAAACGCACGGACCCAAGGACCATTACGGCCCCTCCGCCGGCAGGCCCCAGTGCGTCATCGACATCACGGAGGAGGGGAACGCGCGCCCGGGGTCGCGGGAGAGCTCGGAGGCCGTCTCGGCCCTCCTGGCCTCGCAGAAAGCGGAGCTGTACGCGCCCGAGCCCCGCCACCTGGTGCTGAAGCCGGCCGCCCTGGACTGCAGGAAGCTGGAGGCCGAGCAGCCCACGGTGCGCAGCCTGGGCGGCAAGGCGGAGTTCGGCCATTCGGAGGTCATCCGGCCGGTCACGTCCGTCAGCGAGTCGGCCGCCGTGGCCGAGCGCGAGAAGGTTCAGCAGTACTCCTCCATCGTCCCCTGCGTGGCTGAGGACGCCCGGAGGCCCCGCAAGTCCAGCCCCTCGCCCGACGTCCTCAAACCCAAGTGCAATCCCTCCCCCGACATCGTCAAGTCCAAAACCCACAGCGTCCTGGAGACCACCAAGCCCAAACCAAACACGTCCCCCGAGGTGTCCAAACACAAAATCAGGTACCCGGACGCCGGCCGGCCCGCGTCGAAGGCCGAGCTGGACGCCCTTCCCCGCTCCAGCTTCAAGCCCGTTCCCGCCCGGGAGGCGGGGGCCGCGCAGTCCACCAAGAGCCCCCTCATCATCGACAAGAACGAGCATTTCACCGTTTACAGGGACCCCGCCCTCGTCCGGCCCGAGGCGGAGACCAACCACATCGCCTATTTGCACCAGCACCTGCACCCGCTCCACGCCTCCTCTCACCCCACCTGCCTCACCGCCAACACCCACCACCCGTCCCACCTCCTGCAGGGCTCGCCCATCAACGCCCACGCCGCCCACCACTCggtccaccacccccacctgcTGCCCGGGGTGCTGCCCGGCCTGCCCCCGGCCTCCCTGCTGGGCGGGCACCCCCGCCTGGACTCGGGGCACGCCGGGGGGCTGAGTCACCTGGCTCTcgcccaccaccacccccaccaacAGCAGCAGTTCCTCCAGCAGCAGGCCCCACCACCTCTGCTGGCTCAGACGCACTCTGGCGCCTCCTACAGCCAGCTGGGGCTCTACCCCATCATCTGGCAGTACCCCAACGGCACCCACTCGTACCCGGGTCTCGGCCTGCCCTCGTCCAAGTGGGTGCACCCCGAAAACGCCGTCAACTCTGAGGCCAGCTTACGGAGG aactCCCCCAGCCCCTGGCTCCACCAGCACACACCGGTGACCTCTGCCGACAGCCTGGGGTTACTGAGCCACGTCCCGGTCCGACCCGCCAGCGCCGACCCCCACCGGCCAATCAAGATCAACGCTCACGCCAGCCCCCCCCTGTCCAAGACCGCGGGGGACCTGCACCGAGA GGAGCTGGAGAAGAAGGGCTTCATGGACCCGTTGCGAACCATCACCACGGCCCACCTGAAGCAGGACCAGAGCCGGAGCAGGACGCCGACGGGCAAGGACGGGCACGCGGCCCGGCTGTTCCTGGACCCCCTGTCGGCCTGCCACGGCAAGCCGCCTCCGCAGCCCAGGCTGGCGCCGGACCCCGGCGACCGGGCCAGCAAGTACAAGGAGGAGAACCGGCGCATCCTCCAGGAGAGCATCGAGGTGGCCCCTTTCACCGCCAAAATCCGGCCCAGCGAGGCGGAGAGGGAGCCCTACCAACGCGTGCCGCCCAAGGGCCTGGCCCTCCACCCGGACAAGGACCTGGATCGCTCGTCCCCCGCTACTGCTGCCGAACTCTACAAGTTCAAACACGCCGTCCCGCAGACCCTCCCCCCCAGCAACTACTTCACCACCCTGTCCAACAGCGTGGCCAATGAGCCGCCCCGCCTCTACTCCTCCAAGGAGCTCAACTCCTACTTCGACAAGGTGGGCGGAGGCGGGGCCGGTCAGCCGCCCACCTCCAGCCCCATGTCGCTGGCGGGCTACGGGGCCAAGCCCTTCTCCAAGCCCCCTCCTCTCATCAAGCACCAGCCGGAGGGCGAGGGGCTGGTGGGTAAAATCACAGAGCAGCTGTCCCAGCAGGTTGCCATGCACCCGATGGGAAGCCCGGTGGCCAGTGAGAGGAGGACCCCGGCcgcctccccttcctcctcctcctcctcctcctcctcctccaaccCCCTGCGCTGCATGCCAGCCCTGCACCGGGCCCCCGTGTTCCACCCGCCCACCCAGCAGACCCTAGACCGCAAGGAGGCGGGCTACGGCCGGCTGTCCCCGCCCACGCTCACGCCCATCCAGCCCGTCAGCTCGGCCGGGAAGGTGTCGGAGCAGCAGAAGCCCCCCACGCTGCTCCCGGAGCTGCGGGAGGTGGCCGGGGCCCAGAAGGGCGGGGGCGAGATGGCGTCCGAGGCGTGGAAGCCCGGGGACCCGCAGGGCCACGAGAAAGCCGGGTGGCACTCGGAGAAGAGCGGGGCGAAGCCGCAGGCCGCCACGGCCTCCGTTATCGTACGTCCGTCTACGTGTATAAAGTACGACGGCTCGCCAGGACCCAGGACGGGGGTTAAGGAGCCGGCCTTGGAAAGGCCGTTCGCGGGTAAGAACCAGACAGACCACCCCAAGCCTGACCAAGGCAGGGAGCCGGGGAGGGTCATCCTGCCCAACACCAACCTGGAGGACGCCTGCATGCAATACAAGAAGAGCCTTCTGCGGGCATCGCATGGAAGCGTTCCCATTCCCACGACCTCCGTCAACTCCGTGTGCCACCCTAAGCCCGAGGTGACCACGTCCGTGTCCTCCACCGCCAGCGTCCTGAGCCGGGGGTGCGACGCCGTGTATTCGTTGGCGGGTAGCGGACGGCCAGCGGTCCACCTGGGCGTGGAGCTGCTGGACGACCGGTCCCGCACCACCTCCCCTGGAGCCTTTCCGGGCCCGCCGGGAGTTGCCACGACGACCTCCGCGGGCCAGCCGTTCTCCACCAGCTTTGTCCACCTGAAAAAGCACAAGGCCGCGCTGGCGGCCGCCCAGTCCAGGAGCGTGTGCGCGGGCGTCACCGAGAGCGAGCCCCCCGGCCCCAAAGCCACGCCCTGCCCGCCGCCCGTCACCCAGGACGGCCTCGCCCCCGGCAACAACGCCCCCGGCAACAACGCCCTCAGCAAAGCGCCCAGCTCCCTGACCAACGGCCAGCCTCCCCCCGCCCAGCTGGTCCAGCCCAACTACCACAAGCTGAAGAAGGCCTGGCTCACCCGCCACTCGGAGGAGGACCGCAACACCAACAAGGTGGAGAAACTCGCCGGCCCCGTGTCGGAGATCATCAAGCCCTGCACCGTCAGCCTCATCGCCTCCACCTCCAGCGACGTGGAGATGGGCAAGGAGGCCAAGCCTCCCGGGGACAAGCCGTCTCCGCCCCAGCCTCCGCAGGAGGACAGGCGGACGCGCCGGGGCTCCAAGCGGGCCTACGAGTCGTGCTCGGACAGCGGCGAGGACTCGGACGAGAGCGAGAGCAAGTCGGAGCAGAGGGCCAAGCGGCAGCCCAAGCCCACCTACAAGAAGAAGCAGAACGACATGCAGAAGAGGAAGGGCGACGAGAAGGACGAAGACGAGCTCAAGCCCAACGGCATCTTCCGCAGCGCCAGGGAGAAGACCAAGCTCAAGCTGGCCAGCAGCA ATGGCATCCCGCGCTCGGTGCTGAAGGACTGGCGCAAGGTGAAGAAGCTGAAGCAGACGGGGGAGTCCTTCCTGCAGGACGACTCGTGCTCCGAGATCGGGCCCAACCTGCAGAAGTGCCGCGAGTGCCGGGTGGTCCGCAGCAAGAAGGGAGAGGAGCCGGCCCACTCGCCCGTCTTCTGCCGCTTCTACTACTTCCGCCG CCTCTCCTACAGCAAGAACGGCGTGATCCGAATCGACGGCTTCTCGTCCCCGGATCAGTACGACGAGGAGGCCCTGAGCCTGTGGGCGCCGGACGTGTACGAGGACAACGAGCTGGACATGGAGACCTCCAAGTACATCCTCAGCTTCATCGGGGACAAGTTCTGCCAGCTCGTCCTGACCGAGAACACGGCGGCTACGTGGATCAAGAAAGACG CCAAGATCGCCTGGAAGAGAGCCGTGCGCGGGGTGCGGGAGATGTGCGACGCATGTGAAGCCACATTGTTCAACATTCACTGGGTCTGCCAAAAATGCGGATTTGTCGTTTGTTTGGACTGTTACAAGGcgaaggagaggaagagctcCAAAG ACAAAGAGCTGTACGCCTGGCTGAAGTGCGTCAAGGGACAGCCGCATGACCACAAGCACCTGATGCCAACGCAGATTATTCCAGGAACCG TTCTGACAGACCTGGTCAGTGCCATGCACACGCTCAGAGAGAGGTACTGCATTAAATCACACTGTTCCTGTGCCGGGAAGCACACGTCACTGCTCAACAAGATCCCGTCCACCAACGGAGTCTCCCAG GTCCTGCAGAACGTGCTGAACCACAGCAACAAGCTGTCGCTGTGCAAGCCGGACGCCCCGCAGCAGAACCCCGGCCCCAAGGTGGAGGCCAACGGGGGGAGCAGCCCGGCCAGCGACAGCAGCACCGACAGCAGGCTGACCCCGCCCGAGTCTCAGTCCCCGCTCCACTTCCTGGCCGACCTGGCCGAGCAGAAGTCCAGGGAGGAGAAGAAAG AAAATAAGGAGTCGCCGCTGGGTAAGATggtgaaggaggagaaggatCACGGGGACAGCCTGGAGACGCTGCACTGTAAGGCCAGCACTCTGGTGGTGTCCAACAGTACGGAGCAGGGCTCCACGCTGCGCGACCTGCTCACCACCACCGCCGGCAAGCTGCGCCTGGGCTCTACCGATGCCGGCATCGCCTTCGCCCCCGTGTACTCCACCGCCTCGCAG ACCGGCAAAAGCGGCCGCACCATGCCCAACATCCTGGATGACATCATCGCCTCGGTGGTGGAGAACAAGATCCCGGCCAGCCGGACCGCCAAGCTGAGCCTGAAGCAGGAAGTCGGGGAGGAGCCCAAGCCGGAGCGCAAGAAGCCTGCGGGCGAGGAGCCCCCGAAGCTGCACGCAGACATCCCCCACTGCTGGCTGTACGACCGCCACCTCCTCTGGCTGAAAGACCACCGCCACCCCGGCAACTGGAGGCTGTTCAGGGAGTGCTGGAAGCAGGGACAg CCTGTTCTCGTGTCGGGGGTACACAAAAGACTGAACGCCTGTTTGTGGAAGGCCGAGTCATTTAACCAGGAATTTGCCGACCACCAAGGAGACCTTTTAAACTGCAAGGACGGCGTGGTCTCCAACTCCGGAATCAAGGAATTCTGGGACGGCTTTGAGGACCTGACAA AGCGACCCAAATCTAAAGACGGGGACACAATGGTGTACCGGCTGAAGGACTGGCCCTCGGGGGAAGAGTTCATGGCGCTCATGCCCTCTAG GTACGATGACCTAATGAAGAACCTCCCCCTCCCCGAATACTCGGACCCCGAGGGCAACCTCAACCTGGCCTCCCACCTGCCCACGTTCTTCGTCCGGCCGGACCTGGGGCCCAGGCTGTGCTGCGCCTACG GCGTGGCCGCGTCGCAGGAGCAGGACTTCGGGACGGCAAACCTCCACATGGAGGTGTCCGACATCGTGAGCGTCCTCGTGTATGTGGGGGTGGCCAAGGGAAACGGAGTCCTCTCGAAGACAG GTGTGTTGAAGAGGCTGGAGGAAGAGGATTTGGATGACAATGTGAAGAAAAGATTAAAAGACTCGAGCGAGACTCCGGGAGCCCTGTGGCACATCTACGTGAGCAAAGACGTGGAGAAAATTAAAGAGTTCCTGCACAAG GTTGCTAAGGAGCAGGGCGTGGAGGTGCCGGCGGAGCACGACCCGATCCGGGAGCCCGGCTGGTACCTGAGCAGGAAGCTCCGGCAGAGGCTGCTGGAGGAGCACGGGGTGCAGGGCTGGACCGTGGTGCAGTTCCTGGGGGACTCTGTCCTCATCCCGGCCGGAGCGCTGCACCAG GTGCAGAACCTTCACAGCTGTGTCCAAGTGATTAATGACTTTGTATCACCGGAACATGTGGTGCACTCATTTCATTTAACACAGGAACTGAGATCCTCCAAAGAAGAAATTAACTACGAAGATAAGCTACAG